One region of Flavobacterium sp. KACC 22763 genomic DNA includes:
- a CDS encoding RDD family protein, which translates to MANSTYVVEKKLLTSDRDRFFNGIIDFVFISVSIFVFTLVIVIMGNVFQWDIYSVWVEIMISLGLVGTYLSFAMLYYLFLEGLFGRTIGKIVTGSVVVDENGLKPSFRIIFVRTLCRLIPFEALSFLSKSARFWHDSFSKTYVVEKKDLEQDMENFYSLDLIGQKEVI; encoded by the coding sequence ATGGCTAATTCTACATATGTGGTGGAAAAGAAATTGTTGACATCTGATCGTGATCGTTTCTTTAATGGTATTATTGATTTTGTTTTTATTTCAGTAAGCATATTTGTTTTTACGCTTGTGATTGTAATTATGGGTAATGTTTTTCAATGGGATATTTATAGTGTTTGGGTAGAAATTATGATAAGCCTTGGGCTAGTAGGGACATATCTTTCTTTTGCAATGCTTTATTATTTGTTTTTAGAAGGTCTTTTTGGAAGAACAATTGGGAAAATTGTCACTGGAAGTGTTGTAGTAGATGAAAATGGTTTAAAACCAAGTTTCAGAATTATTTTCGTTAGAACTTTATGTCGTTTAATTCCTTTTGAAGCATTATCGTTTTTAAGTAAATCGGCAAGATTTTGGCATGACTCTTTTTCTAAAACTTATGTGGTGGAGAAAAAAGATTTAGAACAAGATATGGAAAATTTTTATTCTTTAGATTTAATTGGACAAAAGGAAGTAATCTGA
- a CDS encoding sulfite exporter TauE/SafE family protein produces the protein MDFQIGLVIAGLVVGFIVGLTGVGGGSLMTPILLYFNIPPTTAVGTDLLYAAFTKAGGVFVHNKKGNINWKITGWLTLGSVPASLITLWILNSIKTDIETINSVIKYSLGWALLFTSVAIIFKKRLLKFSQKHAGDKFHSESTTQNMLTIGIGILLGATVTLTSIGAGALGTVTLFFLYPLLPTPRLVGTEIAHAVPLTLVAGIGHASMGNLDLGLLGQLLMGSLPGIYCGSMLSGKVPDQFLRNAIAVMLFLAGYKLIF, from the coding sequence ATGGATTTTCAGATCGGTCTTGTAATTGCAGGTTTAGTAGTTGGTTTTATTGTCGGATTAACAGGTGTTGGCGGAGGCTCATTGATGACTCCTATTTTATTATATTTTAATATTCCGCCAACAACCGCAGTAGGAACCGATTTATTATACGCCGCATTCACTAAAGCAGGTGGTGTTTTTGTTCACAATAAAAAAGGCAATATCAACTGGAAAATTACAGGCTGGCTCACTCTTGGCAGTGTACCCGCTTCTTTAATAACATTATGGATTTTAAACAGCATTAAAACTGATATTGAAACTATAAATAGCGTTATTAAATATAGTTTAGGTTGGGCTTTACTATTTACCTCTGTTGCAATTATTTTCAAAAAAAGGCTTTTAAAGTTCTCTCAAAAACATGCTGGAGATAAATTCCATAGCGAAAGCACTACACAAAATATGCTGACAATAGGAATAGGAATACTTTTAGGAGCAACTGTAACCTTAACTTCTATTGGAGCAGGAGCTTTAGGAACTGTGACTTTATTTTTCCTTTATCCACTTTTACCAACACCTCGTTTAGTTGGAACTGAAATCGCACATGCTGTTCCTTTAACTTTAGTTGCTGGAATTGGACATGCGTCAATGGGAAATTTAGATTTAGGTTTGCTAGGACAATTATTAATGGGATCACTTCCTGGAATATATTGCGGAAGTATGTTAAGCGGAAAAGTTCCCGATCAGTTTCTTAGAAATGCGATTGCTGTAATGCTTTTCTTAGCAGGTTATAAATTGATTTTCTAA
- a CDS encoding sulfate adenylyltransferase subunit 1 encodes MDVLKIATAGSVDDGKSTLIGRLLYDTKSLTTDKIEAIEKSSKQKGYDYLDFSLATDGLVAEREQGITIDVAHIYFSTAKKSYIIADTPGHVEYTRNMVTGASTSQVSIILIDARKGVIEQTYRHFFINNLLRVKEVIVAINKMDLVDYSEEVFNKIKADFEALNAKSTFKEQNVSYIPLSAINGGNVVDKSENMPWYDGQTVLEHLEGLHASDVYEAGKARFPVQTVIRPKTEEYHDFRGYAGKLYGNSIKVGDAVTVLPSLTESTVTKIHFFDKQFDEATAGSSITIELENDINVTRGDMIVKSSELPKIEKDITTTVCWMDSKKLVAGTKYLVQHNTNRVLAKVESIKNTIATDYSGTTEASQLAINEIGEVTIKLSKPLYFDSYNENKSNGAFILIDTATNTTAGVGFIR; translated from the coding sequence ATGGACGTTTTAAAAATAGCAACAGCAGGAAGTGTAGATGACGGAAAAAGTACTTTGATCGGAAGATTATTGTATGATACAAAATCGTTGACAACTGATAAAATAGAAGCAATCGAAAAAAGCAGTAAACAAAAAGGATACGATTACCTTGATTTTTCTTTGGCAACTGACGGATTGGTGGCAGAAAGAGAGCAAGGAATCACGATTGACGTTGCGCATATTTATTTTTCGACTGCAAAGAAAAGTTACATTATTGCCGATACTCCAGGACACGTAGAATATACAAGAAACATGGTTACAGGAGCTTCGACTTCTCAGGTTTCTATCATTTTGATCGATGCCAGAAAAGGTGTTATCGAACAGACTTACCGTCACTTTTTCATCAATAATTTATTGAGAGTAAAAGAAGTAATCGTTGCCATCAACAAAATGGACTTAGTAGATTATTCAGAAGAAGTTTTCAATAAAATCAAAGCTGATTTTGAGGCTTTAAATGCAAAAAGTACTTTCAAAGAGCAAAACGTAAGCTACATTCCGTTAAGTGCAATCAACGGCGGAAACGTTGTGGATAAATCGGAAAACATGCCTTGGTACGATGGACAAACGGTTTTAGAACATTTGGAAGGATTACATGCTTCTGATGTTTACGAAGCAGGAAAAGCACGTTTCCCAGTTCAGACGGTTATTCGTCCTAAAACAGAAGAATACCACGATTTTAGAGGTTACGCAGGAAAATTATACGGAAACTCAATTAAAGTTGGAGATGCTGTAACAGTTCTTCCATCTTTAACAGAATCAACAGTTACTAAAATTCACTTTTTTGATAAACAATTTGACGAAGCTACAGCAGGTTCTTCAATTACAATCGAATTAGAAAATGATATCAATGTAACGAGAGGTGATATGATTGTAAAATCAAGTGAGCTTCCAAAAATTGAAAAAGACATTACCACAACAGTTTGCTGGATGGACAGTAAAAAACTGGTTGCAGGAACTAAATATTTGGTACAACACAATACCAACAGAGTTTTAGCAAAAGTAGAAAGCATTAAAAATACAATTGCAACAGATTACTCAGGAACGACAGAAGCTTCTCAATTGGCTATTAACGAAATTGGAGAAGTAACGATCAAATTAAGCAAACCGTTATATTTTGATTCATACAACGAAAACAAATCAAACGGAGCTTTCATCTTAATTGATACAGCAACTAACACAACAGCAGGAGTAGGATTCATTCGCTAG
- a CDS encoding RrF2 family transcriptional regulator, translating into MLSKKTKYGIKALTYLARRENNEPVQIAEIAKSEHISIKFLESILLLLRNSGFLGAKKGKGGGYYLIKDPKDISMAKVYRILEGPIALLPCASHNFYERCDDCDDESTCAARRLMTEVRDNTLKILESNSLADIAF; encoded by the coding sequence GTGCTTTCAAAGAAAACAAAATACGGAATTAAAGCTTTAACTTATTTAGCAAGACGTGAAAACAATGAACCGGTACAAATAGCTGAAATTGCGAAAAGCGAACATATTTCAATTAAATTTTTAGAAAGTATTTTATTGTTGTTAAGAAACTCGGGTTTTCTTGGTGCTAAAAAAGGAAAAGGCGGAGGTTATTATCTGATAAAAGATCCAAAGGATATCAGTATGGCAAAAGTCTACAGAATTCTAGAAGGTCCAATTGCTTTACTGCCATGCGCGAGTCATAATTTTTACGAAAGATGTGATGACTGCGACGACGAATCAACTTGTGCGGCACGACGTTTAATGACAGAAGTTCGCGATAATACGCTTAAAATATTAGAAAGTAATTCTTTAGCAGATATTGCGTTTTAA
- a CDS encoding HEPN domain-containing protein, with amino-acid sequence MESFRTEIENPVVQKEIIELEKKIHLFRGGKIDDERFRSLRLARGIYGQRQEGVQMIRIKLPYGKVTSEQLVRITQVSDKYSTGRLHITTRQDIQIHYVSLDRTPELWADLAKDDITLREACGNTVRNITGSELAGVDVNEPFDVSPYAHGLFQYLLRNPICQEMGRKFKISFSSSDEDTALSYLHDLGFIPKIKEGQKGFKIMFGGGLGSQPAHAELLSEFVPVNEIIPTAEGIIRIFDRYGERAKRMKARMKFLIKEMGKDAFLDLVEKEKKAIAFQTYEIDTTAFDGPITEPLLEVPQVTIEDTEAYEAWKKSNVIKQKQDGYYAIGIKVLLGDFYTDKARLLADLIKNYGANELRFSLRQNIVIRNIKEENLPFFYQELAKLDFVQLGYNSVGDITACPGTDTCNLGIASSTGIAEELERVLSAEYPQYLNNTEIEIKISGCMNACGQHNMSAIGFQGMSINSGKLVAPALQVLLGGGRLGNGAGRFADKVIKVPSRRGPDALRTILNDFDANGSGQKFLDYYDTKGEKYFYEILKPYADVTNLTEADFVDWGNADNYVKAVGVGECAGVVIDLVATLLFEAKEKLILAQESFDEKKWSDAIYHAYAGFVNGAKALLLAENQKTNHHAGIVDLFDTVFIETNKIELNSTFKDLVYQINKNEPSEAFAKGYIAQATVFFDKIETFRAQELANA; translated from the coding sequence ATGGAAAGTTTTAGAACAGAAATAGAAAATCCGGTAGTTCAGAAGGAGATTATCGAATTAGAAAAAAAGATTCACTTATTCCGTGGAGGAAAAATTGATGATGAGCGTTTTCGTAGTCTTCGTTTAGCGCGTGGAATCTACGGTCAGCGTCAAGAAGGCGTTCAGATGATCCGTATTAAATTGCCTTATGGTAAAGTAACCAGCGAGCAATTGGTGCGTATCACCCAAGTTTCAGACAAATATTCTACAGGACGTTTGCACATTACAACACGTCAGGATATTCAGATTCACTATGTCAGTTTAGACAGAACTCCTGAGCTTTGGGCAGATTTGGCTAAAGACGATATTACACTTCGTGAAGCTTGTGGAAACACAGTTAGAAATATTACAGGAAGCGAATTGGCTGGAGTAGACGTAAACGAACCATTTGATGTTTCGCCTTATGCACACGGACTTTTCCAATATTTGTTAAGAAATCCAATCTGTCAGGAAATGGGACGTAAATTTAAAATTTCGTTCTCTTCTTCAGACGAAGATACCGCTTTGAGTTATCTACACGATTTAGGATTTATTCCGAAAATAAAAGAAGGACAAAAAGGTTTCAAAATCATGTTTGGTGGAGGTTTAGGATCTCAGCCGGCACATGCTGAATTACTTTCAGAGTTTGTTCCCGTAAACGAAATCATTCCAACAGCAGAAGGAATCATTCGTATTTTCGACAGATACGGAGAACGTGCTAAAAGAATGAAAGCGCGTATGAAGTTCTTAATCAAAGAAATGGGCAAAGATGCTTTCCTTGATTTGGTTGAAAAAGAGAAAAAAGCAATCGCTTTTCAAACATACGAAATAGATACAACCGCTTTCGACGGACCAATTACAGAACCGTTATTAGAAGTTCCGCAAGTTACAATCGAAGATACAGAAGCGTATGAAGCGTGGAAAAAATCGAATGTAATCAAACAGAAACAAGACGGTTATTATGCTATCGGAATCAAAGTTTTATTAGGAGATTTTTATACCGATAAAGCCAGATTATTAGCCGATTTAATCAAGAATTACGGAGCAAATGAATTGCGTTTTTCATTGCGTCAAAATATTGTAATACGAAACATAAAAGAAGAGAATCTTCCTTTCTTTTATCAAGAATTAGCCAAATTGGATTTTGTTCAATTAGGATATAATTCAGTTGGAGATATTACGGCATGTCCTGGTACAGATACTTGCAACTTGGGGATTGCAAGTAGTACCGGTATTGCAGAAGAATTAGAAAGAGTTTTAAGTGCTGAATATCCTCAGTATTTAAACAATACTGAAATCGAAATTAAAATTTCAGGTTGTATGAATGCCTGCGGACAGCACAATATGTCTGCAATTGGATTCCAAGGAATGTCTATCAACTCAGGAAAACTAGTGGCTCCGGCTTTGCAGGTTTTATTAGGCGGAGGAAGATTAGGAAACGGAGCAGGACGTTTTGCTGATAAAGTAATCAAAGTGCCTAGCCGTAGAGGTCCTGATGCGTTGCGTACCATTTTAAATGATTTTGATGCGAATGGAAGCGGACAAAAATTCCTAGATTATTATGATACAAAAGGAGAAAAGTATTTCTACGAAATCTTAAAACCTTACGCAGATGTAACCAATTTAACAGAAGCAGATTTTGTGGATTGGGGTAACGCAGACAATTACGTAAAAGCAGTTGGAGTTGGAGAATGTGCTGGAGTGGTGATCGATTTAGTAGCGACATTATTGTTTGAAGCTAAAGAGAAATTAATCTTGGCTCAGGAATCTTTTGACGAGAAAAAATGGTCAGATGCAATTTACCATGCTTACGCAGGATTTGTAAATGGTGCAAAAGCATTGTTATTGGCAGAAAACCAAAAAACAAACCACCACGCAGGAATCGTAGACTTGTTTGATACTGTTTTCATTGAGACAAATAAAATCGAATTAAACTCAACTTTTAAAGACTTGGTTTACCAAATCAATAAAAATGAACCATCTGAAGCTTTCGCTAAAGGTTACATTGCACAAGCAACTGTTTTCTTTGACAAAATCGAAACTTTCAGAGCTCAGGAATTAGCAAATGCATAA
- a CDS encoding phosphoadenylyl-sulfate reductase, translating into MSANIVQELLEKTKDFSLDETLVFLAKEFPGKVIFSTSFGQEDQVITDFIAKSNTDIKVFTLDTGRLFQETYDVFHKTLKKYKRPIEVYFPEAASVEKLLQEKGPNSFYDSVENRKECCFIRKVVPLRKALAGNSVWITGLRAEQSENRHDLSLFEYDGNFEIIKFNPLLKWTLEEVEAYLSENNVPQNALHKQGFVSIGCAPCTRAIFPGEDIRAGRWWWESSHKECGLHSAKKE; encoded by the coding sequence ATGAGTGCGAATATTGTACAAGAATTATTAGAGAAAACTAAAGATTTTTCGCTTGACGAAACCTTAGTTTTTTTAGCAAAAGAATTTCCAGGAAAAGTAATTTTTTCAACTTCTTTTGGTCAAGAAGATCAGGTAATTACCGATTTTATTGCAAAAAGTAACACAGATATTAAGGTGTTTACTTTAGATACAGGAAGATTATTTCAGGAAACGTATGATGTTTTTCATAAGACATTAAAAAAATACAAAAGACCAATTGAGGTTTATTTTCCAGAAGCGGCATCAGTAGAAAAACTGTTGCAGGAAAAAGGACCAAACAGCTTTTACGATTCCGTTGAAAACAGAAAAGAATGCTGTTTTATTCGAAAAGTAGTTCCGTTGAGAAAAGCTTTGGCTGGAAATTCAGTTTGGATTACGGGATTAAGAGCAGAACAATCAGAAAACAGACATGATTTAAGTTTGTTTGAATATGACGGAAACTTCGAAATCATCAAATTCAATCCGTTGCTAAAATGGACTTTAGAAGAAGTTGAAGCGTATTTGTCAGAAAACAATGTTCCTCAAAATGCTTTACACAAACAAGGTTTCGTAAGTATTGGATGTGCACCTTGTACGAGAGCGATTTTCCCTGGTGAAGATATCAGAGCCGGAAGATGGTGGTGGGAATCAAGCCATAAAGAGTGTGGGCTTCATAGTGCTAAGAAAGAGTAA
- the cobA gene encoding uroporphyrinogen-III C-methyltransferase yields the protein MHNIKPKITLVGAGPGDPDLLTLKAVKALAEANVVLYDALANEEILDYAPKNAIRIFVGKRIGNHAYTQDQINQLIVDNALTYGNVVRLKGGDPFIFGRGGEEIDFAESFGIETIVVPGISSVVAVPASQGISITKRGVSESFWAITGTTSDRKLSSDVALAAQSSATVVILMGMHKLPQIIDLFQKEDKGNLPVAIIQNGTTAEEKVGVGTVDSILEVVKQKELGSPAIIVLGEVVRESNKLKGFYEEFLSKEIAR from the coding sequence ATGCATAATATAAAACCCAAAATAACTTTAGTCGGTGCAGGTCCGGGCGATCCCGATTTACTTACGCTAAAAGCTGTAAAAGCATTGGCTGAAGCAAATGTGGTTTTATACGACGCTTTGGCCAACGAAGAAATTCTGGATTATGCACCCAAAAATGCGATTCGGATTTTTGTTGGAAAAAGAATCGGAAATCATGCTTACACGCAGGATCAAATCAATCAGCTGATTGTAGATAATGCACTGACATACGGAAACGTAGTGCGACTAAAAGGTGGAGATCCATTTATTTTTGGAAGAGGCGGAGAAGAAATTGATTTTGCAGAAAGTTTCGGAATTGAAACTATCGTAGTTCCTGGAATTTCATCTGTAGTTGCAGTTCCTGCAAGTCAGGGAATTTCGATTACAAAAAGAGGTGTTTCAGAAAGCTTTTGGGCAATTACAGGGACAACTTCTGATAGGAAATTATCTTCAGATGTAGCCTTGGCAGCGCAATCTTCTGCAACAGTTGTAATCTTGATGGGAATGCACAAATTGCCTCAAATAATCGATTTGTTTCAAAAAGAAGATAAAGGAAATTTACCGGTTGCGATCATCCAAAACGGAACAACGGCTGAAGAAAAAGTAGGTGTTGGAACTGTAGATTCGATTTTAGAAGTTGTAAAACAAAAAGAATTAGGTTCGCCAGCCATTATTGTTTTAGGTGAAGTGGTTCGCGAAAGCAACAAACTAAAAGGATTCTATGAAGAATTTCTATCAAAAGAAATAGCAAGATAA
- the cysD gene encoding sulfate adenylyltransferase subunit CysD, giving the protein MSSVLKTNALESEAIYIFREVISQFDKPVLLFSGGKDSITLVRLAQKAFFPAKIPFPLLHVDTGHNFPETIAFRDKLVEELGLELIVRNVQDAIDEGKVVEETGKYSSRNSLQTTTLLDAIEEFKFDACIGGARRDEEKARAKERIFSVRDDFGQWDEKNQRPELFDILNGKIENGQNVRVFPISNWTELDVWSYIEKEKIEIPSIYFSHKRKVFLRDGLIWSHSPFVYQEEDEQIEERIVRFRTVGDMSCTAAVESYAATIEEVVGEIRSSTISERGARIDDKRSEAAMEKRKQQGYF; this is encoded by the coding sequence ATGAGTTCAGTATTAAAAACAAACGCTTTAGAGAGTGAAGCGATATACATTTTCAGAGAAGTAATTTCACAGTTTGACAAACCGGTTTTACTTTTCTCAGGAGGAAAAGATTCTATTACATTGGTGCGTTTAGCGCAAAAAGCATTTTTCCCTGCTAAGATTCCGTTTCCTCTTTTACACGTTGATACGGGACATAATTTCCCTGAAACAATTGCTTTCAGAGATAAATTGGTAGAAGAATTAGGTTTAGAGCTAATCGTTCGTAATGTTCAGGATGCTATTGATGAAGGAAAAGTAGTTGAAGAAACTGGAAAATATTCAAGCCGTAACAGCTTGCAGACTACAACACTTTTGGATGCAATTGAAGAATTTAAGTTTGATGCTTGTATTGGTGGTGCGCGTCGTGATGAAGAAAAAGCAAGAGCTAAAGAACGTATTTTCTCAGTTCGTGATGATTTCGGACAATGGGACGAAAAAAATCAAAGACCTGAATTGTTTGATATCTTAAATGGAAAAATTGAAAATGGTCAAAACGTTCGTGTTTTCCCAATTTCAAACTGGACAGAATTAGATGTTTGGAGTTATATCGAGAAAGAAAAAATCGAGATTCCGTCAATCTATTTCTCACATAAAAGAAAAGTTTTTTTGAGAGACGGTTTAATCTGGTCGCATTCTCCTTTTGTGTACCAAGAAGAAGACGAACAAATCGAAGAAAGAATTGTTCGCTTCAGAACCGTTGGAGATATGAGCTGTACAGCAGCTGTTGAATCTTACGCAGCAACAATCGAAGAAGTAGTTGGAGAAATCAGATCGTCAACCATTTCTGAAAGAGGAGCCAGAATCGATGACAAACGTTCTGAAGCTGCAATGGAGAAAAGAAAACAGCAAGGATATTTTTAA
- a CDS encoding precorrin-2 dehydrogenase/sirohydrochlorin ferrochelatase family protein — protein sequence MEQNELYPIFLKLHNLNVLIVGGGNVGLEKLSFLLKSSPNANVEVVAKEFHLEIKVLAEKHPSITLTKSKFKKKMLKKRHMVIACTDDLKVNKKVYDLARKRYLICNIADTPDLCDYYLGGIVTKGNVKIAISTNGKSPTTAKRLREFFEEVIPEDINQMVENLNEYRKTLKGNFEDKVKKMNEITASLKSKE from the coding sequence ATGGAACAAAACGAATTATATCCAATATTTCTAAAGCTTCACAATTTAAATGTATTAATTGTAGGCGGAGGAAATGTCGGTCTGGAAAAGCTTTCTTTCTTGCTTAAGTCAAGTCCGAATGCTAATGTTGAGGTAGTGGCAAAAGAATTTCATTTAGAAATAAAAGTTTTAGCCGAAAAGCACCCTTCGATAACATTGACAAAATCGAAGTTCAAAAAGAAAATGCTTAAAAAACGTCACATGGTAATTGCCTGTACAGACGATTTGAAAGTAAATAAAAAGGTTTACGATTTAGCGAGAAAACGCTATTTGATTTGCAATATCGCTGATACACCAGATTTATGTGATTATTATTTGGGCGGAATCGTAACTAAAGGAAATGTCAAAATTGCCATTTCAACAAACGGAAAATCGCCAACAACAGCCAAAAGGCTTAGAGAGTTTTTTGAAGAAGTAATTCCCGAAGATATCAATCAAATGGTTGAGAACCTGAATGAATACCGAAAAACGCTTAAAGGCAATTTTGAGGATAAAGTAAAGAAAATGAATGAAATAACTGCTTCTTTGAAAAGTAAAGAATAA
- a CDS encoding alpha/beta hydrolase, protein MKKPRLLLLSDLFGGNPEWIQNYIEILEIKFDVQYYDVLKLAQIDSSSDEKEIHNQFLNGGIEKAVNKLLDFEREDAAVLGFSIGGTIAWKACLRSLKVTELVAVSSTRLRFENEVPNCKIKLYFGEKDSNIPKYKWFSELRISNLIFENQDHLLYQEKENAFLICSNFL, encoded by the coding sequence ATGAAAAAACCAAGATTGCTTTTGCTGTCAGATTTGTTTGGAGGCAATCCTGAATGGATTCAGAATTATATCGAAATTTTAGAAATTAAATTTGATGTTCAATATTATGATGTTTTAAAATTAGCTCAGATTGATTCTTCAAGTGATGAAAAGGAAATCCATAATCAATTTTTGAATGGCGGAATTGAAAAAGCAGTAAATAAATTACTGGATTTTGAAAGGGAAGATGCCGCAGTTTTAGGTTTTAGCATTGGTGGAACAATTGCTTGGAAAGCTTGCTTAAGAAGTTTAAAAGTTACAGAGTTAGTAGCTGTCTCTTCGACAAGATTGCGTTTTGAAAATGAAGTTCCCAATTGTAAAATCAAACTTTATTTTGGAGAGAAGGATTCAAATATTCCAAAATATAAATGGTTTTCAGAGCTCAGAATTTCAAATTTAATTTTTGAAAATCAAGATCATCTTTTGTATCAGGAAAAAGAGAATGCTTTTCTTATTTGTAGTAATTTTTTGTAA
- a CDS encoding sulfite exporter TauE/SafE family protein, whose protein sequence is MEKELKINTADSFREKLWIGIPVVLLVGLLSVLIYNHHAEFTWDGFVNGFNAEFLVFLAIGVFAQLVDGTLGMGYGATSTSFLLAYGVPPVVSSTAVHVSEMFTTGASALSHHRFGNINKKLVKHLLIPGVLGSITGAYLLSDVIDGDVIKPFIAVYMIVLAIIIIRKALKKNIVKKKTKKLGALAVFGGFMDSVGGGGWGPIVTSTLLGRGRNPRYTIGSVNAAEFAISFASGITFMLFGGIHGWQVIIGLILGGVVSAPLAAYLVNKIKRKPMMVAVGILIILLSLKTLSKLL, encoded by the coding sequence ATGGAAAAAGAACTGAAAATAAATACGGCTGATTCTTTTAGAGAAAAGCTTTGGATTGGAATTCCTGTTGTTTTACTAGTAGGTTTATTATCTGTTTTAATATACAATCATCACGCAGAATTTACGTGGGATGGATTTGTGAATGGTTTTAATGCAGAGTTTTTAGTGTTTTTAGCCATTGGAGTTTTTGCTCAATTGGTCGACGGAACTTTAGGAATGGGCTATGGAGCGACTTCAACGTCATTTTTATTGGCTTACGGAGTTCCGCCAGTGGTAAGCAGTACAGCAGTTCACGTTTCGGAAATGTTTACGACTGGAGCGTCGGCACTTTCTCACCATCGTTTCGGGAACATCAATAAAAAACTGGTAAAGCATTTATTGATACCGGGAGTTTTGGGTTCTATTACAGGAGCTTATTTATTGTCTGATGTAATTGATGGAGATGTCATCAAACCATTTATCGCAGTTTACATGATTGTTTTGGCAATTATCATTATCAGAAAAGCGTTAAAAAAGAATATTGTAAAAAAGAAAACTAAGAAGTTAGGAGCCTTAGCAGTTTTCGGCGGATTCATGGATTCAGTTGGAGGTGGAGGCTGGGGGCCAATTGTAACTTCAACTTTATTAGGAAGAGGAAGAAATCCGAGATATACTATTGGTTCGGTAAACGCAGCTGAGTTTGCGATTTCATTTGCAAGTGGAATTACATTCATGCTTTTTGGAGGAATCCACGGATGGCAAGTAATCATTGGATTAATTTTAGGAGGGGTAGTTTCAGCGCCTTTAGCGGCTTATTTAGTAAATAAAATCAAAAGAAAACCAATGATGGTTGCTGTTGGGATTCTAATTATATTATTGAGTTTAAAAACATTATCTAAATTATTGTAA